The proteins below are encoded in one region of Neofelis nebulosa isolate mNeoNeb1 chromosome 17, mNeoNeb1.pri, whole genome shotgun sequence:
- the GNG8 gene encoding guanine nucleotide-binding protein G(I)/G(S)/G(O) subunit gamma-8: MSNNMAKIAEARKTVEQLKLEVNIDRMKVSQAAAELLAFCETHAKDDPLVTPVPAAENPFRDKRLFCVLL; encoded by the exons ATGTCCAACAACATGGCCAAGATCGCGGAGGCCCGCAAGACGGTGGAACAGCTGAAGCTGGAGGTGAACATCGACCGCATGAAG GTGTCGCAGGCGGCGGCCGAGCTCCTGGCCTTCTGCGAGACGCACGCCAAAGACGACCCGCTGGTGACGCCGGTCCCCGCCGCAGAGAACCCCTTCCGCGACAAGCGCCTCTTTTGCGTCCTGCTCTGA